The following are encoded together in the Buteo buteo chromosome 2, bButBut1.hap1.1, whole genome shotgun sequence genome:
- the ZMYND11 gene encoding zinc finger MYND domain-containing protein 11 isoform X6, with product MQPFSQTAAKNKSIKKKNTSKQEMSTYLRFIVSRMKERAIDLNKKGKDNKHPMYRRLVHSAVDVPTIQEKVNEGKYRSYEEFKADAQLLLHNTVIFYGADSEQADIARMLYKDTCHELDELQLCKNCFYLSNARPDNWFCYPCIPNHELVWAKMKGFGFWPAKVMQKEDNQVDVRFFGHHHQRAWIPSENIQDITVNIHRLHVKRSMGWKKACDELELHQRFLREGRFWKSKNEDKGEEEAESSISSTSNEQLKVTQEPRAKKGRRNQSMELKKEEPEPETEAVSSSQEIPTMPQPIEKVSVSTQTKKLSASSPKMLHRSTQTSNDGVCQNMCHDKYTKIFNDFKDRMKADHKRETERVVREAVEKLRTEMEEEKRQAVNKAVANAQGEMDRKCKQVKEKCKEEFLEEIKKLAGQHKQLISQTKKKQWCYNCEEEAMYHCCWNTSYCSIKCQQEHWHAEHKRTCRRKR from the exons ATGCAGCCTTTTTCCcagacagcagcaaaaaacAAG agtatcaagaaaaaaaacacaagtaaACAAGAGATGAGCACATACCTGCGATTCATAGTCTCTCGTATGAAGGAGCGG GCTATAGATCTAAACAAGAAAGGGAAGGACAACAAACACCCAATGTATAGAAGGCTGGTGCACTCAGCTGTTGATGTTCCTACTATACAGGAG AAAGTAAATGAAGGAAAGTACAGGAGTTATGAGGAGTTCAAAGCAGATGCTCAGCTGCTTCTACACAACACAGTGATTTTCTATGGAG cGGACAGTGAACAAGCTGATATAGCGAGGATGCTTTACAAAGACACATGTCATGAA ctggatGAACTGCAGCTTTGCAAGAACTGTTTCTATTTGTCAAACGCGCGACCTGACAATTGGTTCTGCTATCCTTGT ataCCTAATCATGAGTTGGTTTGGGCCAAAATGAAAGGCTTTGGGTTTTGGCCAGCCAAAGTCATGCAGAAAGAGGACAATCAAGTTGATGTTCGCTTTTTTGGCCATCACCACCAAAG GGCCTGGATCCCCTCTGAAAACATTCAAGATATCACAGTTAACATCCATCGGCTGCATGTGAAACGCAGTATGGGGTGGAAGAAGGCCTGTGATGAGCTGGAACTGCACCAGCGTTTTCTTCGTGAGGGAAGATTCTGGAAATCAAAGAATGAGGAtaaaggggaagaggaggcagagtcGAGTATCTCTTCCACCAGCAATGAGCAA CTGAAGGTTACTCAGGAGCCAAGAGCAAAGAAAGGACGACGTAACCAGAGCATGGAACTCAAAAAAGAA GAGCCAGAACCTGAAACTGAAGCAGTAAGTTCAAGCCAGGAAATTCCCACAATGCCTCAGCCCATTGAAAAAGTTTCAGTCTCAACTCAGACCAAGAAGTTAAGTGCCTCTTCTCCAAAAATGCTGCATCGGAGCACCCAGACCAGTAATGATGGAGTGTGTCAGAACATGTGCCATGACAAATACACCAAAATCTTTAATGATTTCAAGGACAGGATGAAAGCTGATCACAAAAGAGAAACTGAGAGAGTTGTGCGAGAGGCAGTGGAAAAG CTGCGTACAGagatggaagaagagaaaaggcaggCTGTAAATAAAGCTGTGGCCAACGCACAAGGAGAGATGGACAGAAAATGTAAGCAGGTAAAGGAGAAGTGCAAAGAagaatttttagaagaaattaagaagTTAGCAGGCCAGCACAAGCAACTGATTTCCCAGACCAAGAAGAAGCAGTGG
- the ZMYND11 gene encoding zinc finger MYND domain-containing protein 11 isoform X5 produces MQPFSQTAAKNKDWETENHDWYCFECHLPGEVLICDLCFRVYHSKCLSDEFRLRDSSSHWQCPVCRSIKKKNTSKQEMSTYLRFIVSRMKERAIDLNKKGKDNKHPMYRRLVHSAVDVPTIQEKVNEGKYRSYEEFKADAQLLLHNTVIFYGADSEQADIARMLYKDTCHELDELQLCKNCFYLSNARPDNWFCYPCIPNHELVWAKMKGFGFWPAKVMQKEDNQVDVRFFGHHHQRAWIPSENIQDITVNIHRLHVKRSMGWKKACDELELHQRFLREGRFWKSKNEDKGEEEAESSISSTSNEQLKVTQEPRAKKGRRNQSMELKKEEPEPETEAVSSSQEIPTMPQPIEKVSVSTQTKKLSASSPKMLHRSTQTSNDGVCQNMCHDKYTKIFNDFKDRMKADHKRETERVVREAVEKLRTEMEEEKRQAVNKAVANAQGEMDRKCKQVKEKCKEEFLEEIKKLAGQHKQLISQTKKKQWCYNCEEEAMYHCCWNTSYCSIKCQQEHWHAEHKRTCRRKR; encoded by the exons ATGCAGCCTTTTTCCcagacagcagcaaaaaacAAG GACTGGGAAACAGAAAATCATGACTGGTATTGTTTTGAATGCCATTTGCCTGGAGAGGTGTTGATATGTGACCTGTGTTTTCGTGTGTATCATTCCAAGTGTTTGTCTGATGAGTTCAGGCTTAGAGACAGCAGTAGTCACTGGCAGTGCCCAGTTTGCAGG agtatcaagaaaaaaaacacaagtaaACAAGAGATGAGCACATACCTGCGATTCATAGTCTCTCGTATGAAGGAGCGG GCTATAGATCTAAACAAGAAAGGGAAGGACAACAAACACCCAATGTATAGAAGGCTGGTGCACTCAGCTGTTGATGTTCCTACTATACAGGAG AAAGTAAATGAAGGAAAGTACAGGAGTTATGAGGAGTTCAAAGCAGATGCTCAGCTGCTTCTACACAACACAGTGATTTTCTATGGAG cGGACAGTGAACAAGCTGATATAGCGAGGATGCTTTACAAAGACACATGTCATGAA ctggatGAACTGCAGCTTTGCAAGAACTGTTTCTATTTGTCAAACGCGCGACCTGACAATTGGTTCTGCTATCCTTGT ataCCTAATCATGAGTTGGTTTGGGCCAAAATGAAAGGCTTTGGGTTTTGGCCAGCCAAAGTCATGCAGAAAGAGGACAATCAAGTTGATGTTCGCTTTTTTGGCCATCACCACCAAAG GGCCTGGATCCCCTCTGAAAACATTCAAGATATCACAGTTAACATCCATCGGCTGCATGTGAAACGCAGTATGGGGTGGAAGAAGGCCTGTGATGAGCTGGAACTGCACCAGCGTTTTCTTCGTGAGGGAAGATTCTGGAAATCAAAGAATGAGGAtaaaggggaagaggaggcagagtcGAGTATCTCTTCCACCAGCAATGAGCAA CTGAAGGTTACTCAGGAGCCAAGAGCAAAGAAAGGACGACGTAACCAGAGCATGGAACTCAAAAAAGAA GAGCCAGAACCTGAAACTGAAGCAGTAAGTTCAAGCCAGGAAATTCCCACAATGCCTCAGCCCATTGAAAAAGTTTCAGTCTCAACTCAGACCAAGAAGTTAAGTGCCTCTTCTCCAAAAATGCTGCATCGGAGCACCCAGACCAGTAATGATGGAGTGTGTCAGAACATGTGCCATGACAAATACACCAAAATCTTTAATGATTTCAAGGACAGGATGAAAGCTGATCACAAAAGAGAAACTGAGAGAGTTGTGCGAGAGGCAGTGGAAAAG CTGCGTACAGagatggaagaagagaaaaggcaggCTGTAAATAAAGCTGTGGCCAACGCACAAGGAGAGATGGACAGAAAATGTAAGCAGGTAAAGGAGAAGTGCAAAGAagaatttttagaagaaattaagaagTTAGCAGGCCAGCACAAGCAACTGATTTCCCAGACCAAGAAGAAGCAGTGG